One Pseudonocardia abyssalis DNA segment encodes these proteins:
- a CDS encoding pyridoxamine 5'-phosphate oxidase family protein, which translates to MAKIYDDIDERMTAWIAAQPMFFVATAPLAGDGLVNLSPKGTQGTFRVVDAHTFAYLDLTGSGVETIAHLRENGRICVMFCAFDGGPKIVRLHGTGRVLFAADAGFDDALAPFGDAGESRRPQTRGVITVDVTRISDACGYAVPKMDLVEERGILDAWADTRGPDRLATYHATRNAQSLDGLPGLPAPADVASR; encoded by the coding sequence ATGGCGAAGATCTACGACGACATCGACGAGCGCATGACGGCCTGGATCGCGGCGCAGCCGATGTTCTTCGTCGCCACCGCGCCCCTGGCCGGTGACGGGCTCGTCAACCTGTCCCCGAAGGGCACGCAGGGCACGTTCCGGGTCGTCGACGCCCACACGTTCGCCTACCTCGACCTCACCGGCAGCGGCGTAGAGACCATCGCCCACCTGCGGGAGAACGGCCGGATCTGCGTGATGTTCTGCGCGTTCGACGGCGGGCCCAAGATCGTGCGGCTACACGGCACCGGGCGGGTCCTGTTCGCGGCCGACGCCGGCTTCGACGACGCGCTCGCGCCGTTCGGGGACGCGGGGGAGAGCCGCCGACCGCAGACCCGGGGCGTGATCACGGTCGACGTCACGCGCATCTCCGACGCCTGCGGCTACGCCGTGCCGAAGATGGATCTGGTGGAGGAGCGGGGGATCCTCGACGCGTGGGCAGACACCCGCGGGCCCGACAGGCTGGCGACCTACCACGCCACCCGCAACGCGCAGAGCCTCGACGGCCTGCCGGGGCTCCCGGCCCCGGCAGACGTCGCGTCCCGTTAG
- a CDS encoding SAM-dependent methyltransferase has product MPTPVAPQLAGLVERLIGAPLPIRLRAWDGSEAGAPDGPVAIIRHRRALRRLLWNPGELGLARAFVAGELDVEGDVADGLSRFWKLARAQDLGAVKLSTADKIDAVKLAASLRILGPRPKPPASEARLDGGLHTRRRDRAAIAHHYDLSNDFYEFLLDPQMAYSCGYWTQETSAGYGLEQAQTDKLDLICRKLGLKPGMRLLDVGCGWASLLIHAAKNYGVTAVGVTLSAQQRAFGMARVEALGLSDKIEIRLQDYREIPDQPFDAISSIEMGEHVGQDNYPVYAAQLHKLLLPHGRLLLQQMSRGAAGANTAPGGGAFMESYVAPDMYMRPLGETLNFLEAAGLEVVDVHSLREHYVWTVRPWLDTLQDNKAEAVRLVGEEQFRVWLLYLAGAALAFEENRMGVHQMLMVRPDADGRSGLPRGRTSTLGRDPEMDHVSVTNGSSANGSARTVLVEPTR; this is encoded by the coding sequence GTGCCCACCCCTGTCGCCCCGCAGCTCGCCGGGCTCGTCGAGCGCCTCATCGGTGCGCCGCTGCCCATCCGCCTGCGGGCGTGGGACGGCTCCGAGGCCGGTGCCCCCGACGGGCCGGTCGCGATCATCCGGCACCGCCGGGCGCTGCGGCGCCTGCTCTGGAACCCCGGCGAGCTCGGGCTGGCCCGCGCGTTCGTCGCCGGTGAGCTCGACGTCGAGGGCGACGTCGCCGACGGCCTGTCCCGGTTCTGGAAGCTCGCGCGCGCCCAGGACCTGGGGGCGGTGAAGCTGAGCACCGCCGACAAGATCGACGCCGTGAAGCTGGCCGCGTCTCTCCGCATCCTCGGCCCGCGCCCGAAGCCCCCGGCGTCGGAGGCCCGGCTCGACGGCGGCCTGCACACCCGCCGCCGCGACCGCGCCGCCATCGCGCACCACTACGACCTGTCCAATGACTTCTACGAGTTCCTGCTCGACCCGCAGATGGCGTACTCGTGCGGGTACTGGACGCAGGAGACGAGTGCCGGCTACGGGCTGGAGCAGGCCCAGACCGACAAGCTCGACCTGATCTGCCGCAAGCTCGGGCTGAAGCCGGGGATGCGCCTGCTCGACGTCGGCTGCGGGTGGGCGTCGCTGCTCATCCACGCGGCGAAGAACTACGGCGTCACGGCCGTCGGGGTCACCCTCAGCGCCCAGCAGCGGGCGTTCGGCATGGCCCGCGTCGAGGCGCTCGGGCTGTCCGACAAGATCGAGATCCGGCTGCAGGACTACCGGGAGATCCCCGACCAGCCCTTCGACGCCATCAGCTCGATCGAGATGGGCGAGCACGTCGGCCAGGACAACTACCCCGTCTACGCCGCGCAGCTGCACAAGCTGCTCCTCCCCCACGGACGCCTGCTGCTGCAGCAGATGTCGCGCGGGGCGGCCGGGGCCAACACCGCACCGGGCGGCGGGGCGTTCATGGAGTCCTACGTCGCACCGGACATGTACATGCGCCCGCTCGGCGAGACGCTGAACTTCCTGGAGGCCGCGGGGCTGGAGGTCGTCGACGTCCACTCCCTGCGCGAGCACTACGTGTGGACCGTCCGGCCGTGGCTGGACACGTTGCAGGACAACAAGGCGGAGGCGGTCCGGCTCGTCGGCGAGGAGCAGTTCCGGGTCTGGCTGCTCTACCTCGCGGGCGCGGCACTCGCGTTCGAGGAGAACCGGATGGGCGTGCACCAGATGCTCATGGTCCGTCCCGACGCCGACGGCCGGTCCGGGCTGCCCCGCGGGCGCACGTCCACCCTGGGCCGCGACCCCGAGATGGATCACGTCTCGGTGACGAACGGCAGCTCGGCCAACGGCTCGGCGCGCACGGTGCTGGTCGAACCGACACGATGA
- a CDS encoding DUF3054 domain-containing protein, whose protein sequence is MPRSRIPALALAADLVAVVVFAAIGRLSHAEPGDVWGLLVTLAPFAAGVVAAWATPVVRADPSGLRAGGVVLAGAVVVGLALRAGFTGSLPLGFAIVTAVSLAVLLLGWRTLSLVVARRAAHRVP, encoded by the coding sequence ATGCCGCGCAGCCGGATCCCCGCGCTCGCCCTCGCCGCCGACCTGGTGGCGGTGGTCGTCTTCGCCGCGATCGGGCGGCTCAGCCACGCCGAGCCCGGCGACGTCTGGGGCCTGCTCGTGACCCTCGCGCCGTTCGCCGCCGGGGTCGTGGCGGCGTGGGCCACACCGGTCGTGCGCGCCGACCCGTCCGGCCTTCGGGCCGGGGGAGTGGTGCTCGCGGGGGCCGTCGTCGTCGGGCTGGCGCTGCGGGCCGGGTTCACCGGGTCGCTGCCGCTCGGCTTCGCGATCGTCACCGCGGTCTCGCTCGCGGTGCTGCTCCTGGGCTGGCGCACGCTGTCACTGGTCGTGGCTCGCCGAGCGGCCCACCGCGTGCCCTGA
- a CDS encoding SRPBCC family protein, with translation MTTDHATFAGRTVTASTVVAAPPAEVFALLANPHRHHEFDGSGTVRGATSGPERLALGDRFGMDMKIKLPYRITNRVVEFEQDRLIGWCHPARAIWRYELQPVDGGTRITETFDYAGSPVAKGIELLGMQKNNAKSIRDTLRRLVTIFGSPA, from the coding sequence GTGACGACCGATCACGCCACGTTCGCCGGGCGGACGGTGACCGCGTCCACCGTGGTCGCCGCTCCCCCGGCGGAGGTCTTCGCGCTGCTCGCGAACCCGCACCGCCACCACGAGTTCGACGGCTCGGGCACCGTCCGCGGGGCCACCTCCGGCCCGGAGAGGCTCGCGCTGGGCGACCGGTTCGGCATGGACATGAAGATCAAGCTGCCGTACCGGATCACCAACCGCGTGGTGGAGTTCGAGCAGGACCGGCTCATCGGCTGGTGCCACCCCGCGAGGGCGATCTGGCGCTACGAGCTGCAGCCCGTCGACGGTGGCACCCGCATCACCGAGACGTTCGACTACGCCGGCTCGCCCGTGGCGAAGGGCATCGAGCTGCTCGGGATGCAGAAGAACAACGCGAAGTCGATCCGCGACACGCTGCGCCGGCTCGTGACGATCTTCGGTTCACCCGCCTAA
- the map gene encoding type I methionyl aminopeptidase, with protein MSARTLLTPGTPTPIRPVPAHIPRPEYVGKKAPARSTEPWVQDAETIELMRHAGKVAAQALAVGGAAVAPGVTTDDVDAVVHEYLLDHDAYPSTLGYKGFPKSCCTSLNEVICHGIPDTTVIQDGDIVNIDVTGYVGGVHGDTNATFLAGDVDEESRLLVERTREAMMRSIKAVRPGRELNVVGRVIESYAKRFGYGVVRDFTGHGIGRSFHSGLVVLHYDEPSVDIVLEEGMTFTIEPMITLGSIDYDIWSDGWTVVTKDRSRTAQFEHTVLVTAEGAEILTLP; from the coding sequence ATGTCCGCCCGCACGCTGCTGACCCCCGGCACCCCCACCCCGATCCGCCCCGTCCCCGCGCACATCCCGCGGCCGGAGTACGTCGGCAAGAAGGCCCCGGCGCGCAGCACCGAGCCGTGGGTGCAGGACGCCGAGACGATCGAGCTCATGCGCCACGCGGGCAAGGTCGCCGCGCAGGCCCTCGCCGTCGGCGGGGCGGCCGTGGCGCCGGGCGTCACCACCGACGACGTCGACGCCGTCGTCCACGAGTACCTGCTCGACCACGACGCCTACCCGTCGACGCTGGGCTACAAGGGCTTCCCGAAGTCCTGCTGCACCAGCCTCAACGAGGTGATCTGCCACGGCATCCCGGACACGACGGTGATCCAGGACGGCGACATCGTCAACATCGACGTCACCGGCTACGTCGGCGGCGTGCACGGCGACACCAACGCCACGTTCCTGGCCGGTGACGTCGACGAGGAGAGCCGCCTGCTCGTCGAGCGCACCCGCGAGGCGATGATGCGCTCGATCAAGGCGGTGCGCCCGGGCCGCGAGCTCAACGTCGTCGGCCGCGTCATCGAGTCCTACGCCAAGCGCTTCGGCTACGGCGTGGTCCGCGACTTCACCGGTCACGGCATCGGCCGCAGCTTCCACAGCGGCCTGGTCGTGCTGCACTACGACGAGCCGAGCGTCGACATCGTCCTCGAGGAGGGCATGACGTTCACGATCGAGCCCATGATCACGCTCGGGTCGATCGACTACGACATCTGGTCCGACGGCTGGACGGTCGTCACGAAGGACCGCTCGCGCACCGCGCAGTTCGAGCACACGGTCCTGGTCACCGCCGAGGGTGCGGAGATCCTCACGCTCCCGTGA
- a CDS encoding penicillin-binding transpeptidase domain-containing protein, which produces MPPRRLLALLTTAAVLGVTAGCGLFGGGGPEETVERFLAAWSAGDVAGAAALTDDPAAATTLLTATRDALAPQALTAEPAQVRTATARATASVDVTWDLGAGRTWSYLGELELAPTPDRGSDEGTGWLVRWSPTVVHPQLGAGQRLALRTDTPAPAPVVDRNGAPLLESTPVVSVLLDRTAAGDLPAVTGALAQALAPLEAAITAASITDGAARTPDGQVYTVAVLRETDYRTVRDAIYELPGVRFATAQRLLAPDAAFARQVLPAVRTQVAAQLDGVDGWSVRIVDGSGSDVTALAETSPQPGSTVAIGLDRRLQTAAEDAVEPIGQQAMLVAIAPSTGEVLAVAQNGPADAEGALALTGRYPPGSTFKIVTAAAGIAEDGLALDTPVACPGTLAIGGRPVPNIDLFDLGTVPLRTAFARSCNTTFAQIGAALAPGALPAAALTLGLGADYAVPALTTITGSVPVAQAEVQRAENGFGQGQVLASPFGMALVAATVARGATVVPTLIEGAATQELVPPTAPDPAVLDVVRPMMRAVVTEGSATALAGLGEVYGKTGTAEYTDDGRAHGWFVGYRGDVAIAVLVVDGGSSAPAVEAAARFLAATP; this is translated from the coding sequence GTGCCGCCCCGCCGCCTGCTCGCGCTGCTGACCACGGCTGCGGTCCTCGGAGTCACCGCCGGGTGCGGGCTGTTCGGTGGGGGCGGGCCCGAGGAGACCGTCGAGCGGTTCCTGGCCGCGTGGAGCGCCGGGGACGTTGCGGGGGCCGCCGCGCTCACCGACGACCCGGCCGCGGCCACCACGCTGCTCACCGCCACCCGCGATGCGCTCGCCCCGCAGGCCCTGACGGCCGAGCCGGCGCAGGTCCGCACGGCCACCGCCCGCGCGACGGCGTCGGTCGACGTCACGTGGGACCTGGGTGCAGGCCGCACCTGGAGCTACCTCGGCGAGCTCGAGCTCGCGCCGACGCCCGACCGCGGGTCCGACGAGGGCACCGGCTGGCTCGTCCGCTGGAGCCCGACCGTCGTGCACCCGCAGCTCGGCGCGGGCCAGCGGCTCGCGCTGCGCACCGACACCCCGGCGCCCGCGCCCGTCGTCGACCGTAACGGGGCGCCGCTGCTGGAGTCGACGCCCGTCGTCTCGGTGCTGCTCGACCGCACCGCGGCGGGCGACCTCCCGGCCGTCACGGGTGCGCTCGCGCAGGCACTTGCCCCGCTCGAGGCCGCCATCACGGCGGCCTCGATCACCGACGGCGCAGCCCGCACCCCGGACGGGCAGGTCTACACCGTCGCGGTGCTGCGCGAGACCGACTACCGCACCGTGCGCGACGCGATCTACGAGCTGCCCGGCGTCCGCTTCGCCACCGCGCAGCGCCTCCTCGCCCCCGACGCGGCGTTCGCGCGGCAGGTCCTCCCCGCGGTCCGCACGCAGGTGGCGGCGCAGCTCGACGGCGTCGACGGCTGGTCGGTGCGGATCGTCGACGGCAGCGGCAGCGACGTCACCGCGCTCGCCGAGACGTCCCCGCAGCCCGGCTCGACCGTCGCGATCGGGCTGGACCGGCGCCTGCAGACCGCCGCGGAGGACGCCGTCGAGCCGATCGGTCAGCAGGCGATGCTGGTGGCGATCGCACCGTCGACCGGCGAGGTGCTCGCGGTCGCGCAGAACGGCCCGGCCGACGCCGAGGGGGCGCTCGCGCTCACCGGCCGCTACCCGCCCGGCTCCACCTTCAAGATCGTGACGGCGGCCGCGGGGATCGCCGAGGACGGCCTCGCGCTCGACACCCCGGTCGCCTGCCCCGGCACGCTGGCGATCGGCGGCCGCCCGGTGCCCAACATCGATCTGTTCGACCTCGGCACGGTGCCGCTGCGCACCGCGTTCGCCCGGTCCTGCAACACGACCTTCGCGCAGATCGGGGCCGCGCTCGCCCCCGGCGCGCTGCCCGCCGCGGCGCTCACCCTGGGCCTGGGCGCCGACTACGCCGTGCCCGCCCTCACCACGATCACCGGCTCGGTCCCGGTCGCGCAGGCGGAGGTGCAGCGCGCGGAGAACGGCTTCGGACAGGGCCAGGTGCTCGCCAGCCCGTTCGGGATGGCACTGGTGGCGGCCACCGTCGCGCGGGGGGCGACGGTCGTGCCGACCCTGATCGAGGGCGCGGCGACCCAGGAGCTCGTTCCCCCGACGGCCCCCGATCCCGCCGTGCTCGACGTCGTCCGCCCCATGATGCGGGCCGTCGTCACCGAGGGGTCCGCGACGGCGCTGGCCGGGCTCGGCGAGGTCTACGGCAAGACCGGCACGGCGGAGTACACCGACGACGGCCGGGCCCACGGCTGGTTCGTCGGCTACCGCGGTGACGTCGCGATCGCGGTGCTGGTCGTCGACGGCGGCAGCTCGGCGCCCGCGGTGGAGGCAGCGGCCCGCTTCCTGGCCGCGACCCCCTGA
- a CDS encoding DUF1365 domain-containing protein encodes MTSSQQEIVRTPVVVPSLYDAEVRHVRRKAMDRSFGHAIYLWLVDVDALPELPRWLRPFARFEARDHLGDPSRTIRQNLDAWLATQGVDLHGGQVLMLANARLLGYVFNPISVYWCHRPDGTLECVVAEVHNTYGERHCYLLRTDDAGRAETGKDFYVSPFLTVEGTYRMTLPLPGDRLAVTVALRQDDATALTATVVGTRRPATPAALARMLVRRPLMTYRTSALIRRHGITLWLRRLPVVRRPKHSPQEGVQ; translated from the coding sequence GTGACGTCGTCGCAGCAGGAGATCGTCCGGACGCCGGTCGTCGTGCCGTCGCTCTACGACGCCGAGGTCCGCCACGTCCGCCGCAAGGCCATGGACCGCAGCTTCGGGCACGCGATCTACTTGTGGCTCGTCGACGTCGACGCCCTGCCCGAGCTGCCCCGCTGGCTGCGGCCGTTCGCCCGCTTCGAGGCGCGCGACCACCTCGGCGACCCGAGCCGCACCATCCGGCAGAACCTCGACGCGTGGCTGGCCACGCAGGGCGTCGACCTGCACGGCGGGCAGGTGCTCATGCTCGCCAACGCCCGGTTGCTCGGCTACGTGTTCAACCCGATCAGCGTGTACTGGTGCCACCGGCCCGACGGCACGCTCGAGTGCGTCGTCGCGGAGGTCCACAACACCTACGGCGAGCGGCACTGTTACCTGCTGCGCACCGACGACGCCGGCCGCGCCGAGACCGGCAAGGACTTCTACGTCTCCCCGTTCCTCACCGTCGAGGGCACCTACCGGATGACGCTGCCGCTGCCCGGTGACCGGCTCGCCGTCACCGTGGCGCTGCGCCAGGACGACGCCACCGCGCTGACGGCCACCGTCGTCGGCACCCGCCGCCCCGCCACCCCCGCCGCGCTCGCCCGGATGCTCGTGCGGCGTCCGCTCATGACCTACCGCACGTCGGCGCTCATCCGCCGCCACGGCATCACGCTGTGGCTCAGGCGCCTGCCCGTCGTCCGTCGGCCGAAGCACTCACCTCAGGAGGGCGTCCAGTGA
- a CDS encoding DUF1295 domain-containing protein, which produces MSAYPWGAALTNLWVSAVVVLVLFAAALVVAVRVRGNRHDGIDVVWGAGFGIVAITSLILSVGDGDLWRRLLITALTCVWGFRLAWHIERRNRGKDEDPRYVEIMAKAQGDPVVHIVRKVYVPQAVIMWVVSLPVQLGQYGYADGALAITVTVLGVLSWAVGFFFETVGDAQLATFKADPANKGQVMDQGLWRYTRHPNYFGDAAVWWGLTLLALHHPAGLIGLVSAALMTWLLAKGTGAKLLESTIGNRRPGYVEYVKRTSGFLPLPPRKA; this is translated from the coding sequence ATGAGTGCCTATCCGTGGGGCGCGGCGCTGACCAACCTCTGGGTCAGCGCCGTCGTCGTGCTCGTCCTGTTCGCCGCCGCACTGGTCGTCGCCGTCCGCGTGCGCGGCAACCGCCACGACGGCATCGACGTCGTGTGGGGTGCCGGGTTCGGGATCGTCGCGATCACCTCGCTGATCCTGTCCGTGGGCGACGGCGACCTGTGGCGCCGGCTGCTGATCACCGCGCTGACGTGCGTATGGGGCTTCCGCCTGGCCTGGCACATCGAGCGGCGCAACCGCGGCAAGGACGAGGACCCGCGCTACGTCGAGATCATGGCGAAGGCGCAGGGCGACCCGGTGGTCCACATCGTCCGCAAGGTCTACGTCCCGCAGGCCGTGATCATGTGGGTCGTCTCGCTGCCGGTGCAGCTCGGCCAGTACGGCTACGCCGACGGCGCACTCGCGATCACCGTGACGGTGCTCGGCGTGCTGTCGTGGGCGGTCGGCTTCTTCTTCGAGACCGTCGGCGACGCGCAGCTCGCCACGTTCAAGGCCGACCCGGCGAACAAGGGCCAGGTCATGGACCAGGGCCTGTGGCGCTACACCCGCCACCCCAACTACTTCGGCGACGCCGCCGTCTGGTGGGGCCTCACGCTGCTCGCCCTGCACCACCCGGCGGGCCTGATCGGGCTGGTCAGCGCGGCGCTGATGACGTGGCTGCTGGCCAAGGGCACCGGCGCGAAGCTGCTGGAGTCGACGATCGGCAACCGCCGCCCCGGCTACGTCGAGTACGTGAAGCGGACGAGCGGGTTCCTGCCGCTGCCGCCGCGCAAGGCATGA
- a CDS encoding SAM-dependent methyltransferase has translation MTTEPISSAPVRRSNNHLVPRPNEGVWPGLATAPRAPGKARIAEALFRRAVKPLPVRVVFPGGERIGAGGPDSPVMRIVRPEAFFHRLGANSKIGFGEAYMVGDWTTTDLADLLTPFAAKLSTLIPPTLQRIGRRFAEARQPSEEVNTVEGSRENIQRHYDLSNDLFSTFLDETMSYSAGWFADGSDDLVLAQERKIDGILDMAGVGPDSHVLEIGTGWGGLATRAAQRGARVTTLTISAEQAKLAEERLTKAGVADRVQVLLRDYREAQGSYDAVVSVEMIEAVGVAYWPTYFAALDRLLKPGGKVGLQAITMPHDRLVVSQNDYTWISKYIFPGGVIPSVDAIEQNLRDHTGLRIAERRSLGPDYARTLAHWRETFLARWETVAGLGFDETFRRMWEFYLAYCEAGFRVGYLDVYQLSLQHRRSY, from the coding sequence GTGACCACTGAACCCATCAGCTCGGCGCCCGTCCGGCGCTCCAACAACCATCTCGTCCCCCGCCCGAACGAGGGCGTGTGGCCCGGCCTGGCGACGGCGCCGCGGGCCCCGGGCAAGGCCCGGATCGCCGAGGCGCTGTTCCGGCGCGCGGTGAAGCCGCTGCCGGTGCGGGTCGTGTTCCCCGGCGGGGAGCGGATCGGCGCAGGCGGTCCCGACTCGCCCGTCATGCGGATCGTGCGGCCCGAGGCCTTCTTCCACCGCCTCGGTGCGAACTCGAAGATCGGGTTCGGCGAGGCGTACATGGTGGGCGACTGGACCACCACCGACCTGGCCGACCTCCTCACGCCGTTCGCCGCGAAGCTGTCCACCCTGATCCCGCCGACGCTGCAGCGGATCGGGCGGCGCTTCGCCGAGGCCCGGCAGCCGAGCGAGGAGGTCAACACGGTCGAGGGCTCGCGGGAGAACATCCAGCGCCACTACGACCTGTCCAACGACCTGTTCTCCACGTTCCTCGACGAGACGATGTCCTACTCCGCGGGCTGGTTCGCCGACGGCAGCGACGACCTCGTGCTCGCCCAGGAGCGCAAGATCGACGGCATCCTCGACATGGCGGGCGTCGGCCCCGACAGCCACGTGCTGGAGATCGGCACCGGCTGGGGCGGGCTCGCCACCCGGGCCGCGCAGCGCGGCGCCCGCGTCACCACGCTGACGATCTCCGCCGAGCAGGCCAAGCTCGCCGAGGAGCGCCTGACGAAGGCCGGCGTCGCCGACCGCGTCCAGGTGCTGCTGCGCGACTACCGCGAGGCCCAGGGCAGCTACGACGCCGTGGTCAGCGTCGAGATGATCGAGGCCGTCGGCGTCGCCTACTGGCCGACGTACTTCGCCGCGCTCGACCGCCTGCTCAAGCCCGGCGGCAAGGTCGGCCTGCAGGCGATCACCATGCCGCACGACCGGCTGGTGGTGTCGCAGAACGACTACACCTGGATCTCGAAGTACATCTTCCCCGGCGGCGTGATCCCGTCGGTCGACGCGATCGAGCAGAACCTGCGCGACCACACCGGCCTGCGCATCGCCGAGCGCCGCAGCCTCGGCCCCGACTACGCCCGCACGCTCGCCCACTGGCGCGAGACGTTCCTCGCCCGCTGGGAGACCGTCGCCGGGCTCGGCTTCGACGAGACGTTCCGCCGCATGTGGGAGTTCTACCTCGCGTACTGCGAGGCCGGGTTCCGCGTCGGCTACCTCGACGTCTACCAGCTCTCGCTGCAGCACCGCCGCTCCTACTGA
- a CDS encoding peroxiredoxin codes for MNPGDQVSDFELKDETGTPRKLSALLENGPVVLFFYPIASSGGCTQEACHFRDLAAEFAALGAQPVGISGDNVTAQSTFASAHSLGYPLLSDAGKKVAKELGAKRSWLPGGLQTKRKTFVIGQDRRIIEVIASETKFDMHADDALAALKKHKAAA; via the coding sequence ATGAACCCCGGTGACCAGGTCAGCGACTTCGAGCTGAAGGACGAGACGGGCACCCCCCGCAAGCTGTCCGCCCTGCTCGAGAACGGCCCCGTGGTGCTGTTCTTCTACCCGATCGCCTCCAGCGGAGGCTGCACCCAGGAGGCCTGCCACTTCCGTGACCTGGCCGCCGAGTTCGCTGCCCTGGGCGCGCAGCCGGTCGGCATCAGCGGCGACAACGTCACCGCGCAGAGCACGTTCGCGAGCGCCCACTCCCTGGGTTACCCGCTGCTGTCCGACGCGGGCAAGAAGGTGGCCAAGGAGCTCGGCGCGAAGCGCTCGTGGCTGCCCGGTGGGCTGCAGACCAAGCGCAAGACCTTCGTCATCGGCCAGGACCGCCGGATCATCGAGGTCATCGCGAGCGAGACGAAGTTCGACATGCACGCCGACGACGCGCTCGCCGCGCTGAAGAAGCACAAGGCTGCTGCGTGA
- a CDS encoding alpha/beta hydrolase, which translates to MITTFVLVHGAFCNAAAWSPLVRELTLRGHRALAVDLPGHGPTARIPDGGSALAGVGTADDVAAVTPVVERAARNGPVVLVGTSRGGLTVTAVANARPDLLARAVYVSAWCCTAPRASYEGVGESLLDPLVGGLLAADPVALGALRVAWPTAGATFDGLHRALLADGTPDELRGYLATMDTDESLHIDEDAVRLGAGAAVPRTFVRLTEDRALPPALQDRFVADADAAFPDHPFDVHDLRSSHIGFQLRPDGLADLLTGA; encoded by the coding sequence GTGATCACGACCTTCGTCCTCGTCCACGGGGCGTTCTGCAACGCGGCGGCCTGGTCTCCCCTGGTGCGCGAGCTGACGCTGCGCGGTCACCGCGCACTCGCCGTCGACCTGCCGGGGCACGGCCCGACCGCACGCATCCCCGACGGGGGCAGCGCGCTGGCCGGCGTCGGCACCGCCGACGACGTGGCGGCCGTGACCCCCGTCGTGGAGCGGGCGGCGCGCAACGGGCCGGTGGTGCTGGTGGGCACCAGCCGCGGCGGGCTGACGGTCACCGCCGTCGCGAACGCCCGGCCCGATCTCCTCGCCCGCGCCGTCTACGTCTCCGCGTGGTGCTGCACCGCACCTCGCGCGAGCTACGAGGGCGTCGGCGAGAGCCTGCTCGACCCGCTGGTGGGCGGGCTGCTGGCCGCCGACCCCGTCGCGCTCGGTGCGCTGCGCGTCGCCTGGCCCACCGCCGGGGCGACGTTCGACGGCCTGCACCGCGCCCTGCTCGCCGACGGCACCCCCGACGAGCTGCGCGGCTACCTCGCGACGATGGACACCGACGAGTCGCTGCACATCGACGAGGACGCCGTACGCCTGGGCGCCGGTGCTGCCGTGCCCCGGACCTTCGTCCGGCTCACCGAGGACCGCGCCCTGCCGCCCGCCCTGCAGGACCGGTTCGTCGCCGACGCCGACGCCGCGTTCCCGGACCACCCGTTCGACGTGCACGACCTGCGCAGCAGCCACATCGGCTTCCAGCTGCGGCCCGACGGGCTGGCCGACCTGCTCACGGGAGCGTGA